The proteins below come from a single Stomoxys calcitrans chromosome 1, idStoCalc2.1, whole genome shotgun sequence genomic window:
- the LOC106093933 gene encoding larval cuticle protein 65Ag1 — protein MKFFVAILFVALVGCALAAPPQAAQEAQVLRFDSDVQPEGYKFAVETSDGKSHQEEGQLKDIGTDHEAIVVRGSYSYVGDDGQQYTVTYVADENGFQPEGAHLPRL, from the exons ATGAAATTCTTcgttgccattttgttcgtCGCCTTGGTCGGTTGTGCCTTGGCTGCCCCACCCCAGGCTGCTCAGGAAGCCCAGGTGTTGCGTTTCGATTCGGATGTACAACCTGAGGGATACAAGTTTGC TGTCGAGACCAGTGATGGCAAGTCACACCAGGAAGAAGGCCAATTGAAGGATATTGGCACCGACCATGAGGCCATTGTTGTGCGTGGCTCCTACTCCTATGTTGGTGATGATGGTCAACAATACACCGTGACCTATGTGGCCGATGAAAATGGTTTCCAACCTGAAGGTGCTCATCTGCCTCGTTTGTAA